Proteins from a genomic interval of Anoplopoma fimbria isolate UVic2021 breed Golden Eagle Sablefish unplaced genomic scaffold, Afim_UVic_2022 Un_contig_9116_pilon_pilon, whole genome shotgun sequence:
- the LOC129116833 gene encoding LOW QUALITY PROTEIN: GTPase IMAP family member 8-like (The sequence of the model RefSeq protein was modified relative to this genomic sequence to represent the inferred CDS: deleted 1 base in 1 codon), whose protein sequence is MANNNNNNNNKMHQYHSCKSADITSGKARALSECIDVLSAEVTPGLISRSSVNRSNVVQNDDSFSIDVNVIIMSSFSTLVDDPDVLQPVTRSSSYEWLPPDMSELRVVLLGNSWSERSSVGNFILGEAEFNTEEEPDHCLRVRGRMKEKEIVLINTPDLLLPNISEDKLREHVENCERLSDPGPHVFLLVLQPEDFTEELKEKLCRVLKLFSDQSFDHSLILISTSREESSAFMEKDQPLKDMIRMSRYRYLWQKNLERPELLTRLGQTVKENNGHLICDVFEDEGLIMTPKSDQMKPSLNLVLCGRTGSGKTSAAKAILGQTELHSVSNSSECVKHQGEVCGRWVSLVELPALYGKPQEAVMEESLRCISLCDPEGVHVFILVLPVGPLTDEDKGELQTIQNTFIFS, encoded by the exons ATggctaacaacaacaacaacaacaacaacaaaatgcaccAGTACCATAGCTGCAAGTCAGCGGACAT TACTTCTGGAAAAGCAAGAGCACTTTCTGAATGCATTGACGTGCTCAGTGCAGAGGTGACTCCTGGTCTCATTTCAAGGAGCTCGGTCAACAGATCCAACGTTGTCCAGAATGATGACTCCTTCAGCATTGATGTCAATGTCATCATAATGTCCAGCTTCTCCACCCTCGTTGATG ATCCAGATGTTCTGCAACCTGTGACCCGCAGCAGCAGCTATGAATGGCTGCCACCTGACA TGTCTGAGCTGAGGGTTGTTCTGCTGGGGAACAGCTGGTCTGAGAGGAGTTCAGTGGGGAACTTCATACTGGGAGAGGCTGAGTTCAACACTGAGGAAGAACCAGATCACTGTCTGAGAGTCAGAGGAcggatgaaagagaaagaaatagttCTGATCAACACTCCAGATCTGCTGCTCCCCAACATCTCTGAAGACAAACTAAGAGAACATGTAGAAAACTGTGAGAGACTCTCTGATCCTGGACCTCATGTGTTCCTGCTGGTTCTACAGCCTGAAGACTTCACTGAGGAACTCAAAGAGAAGCTCTGCAGAGTCCTGAAACTCTTCAGTGATCAATCATTTGATCATTCATTGATACTGATATCAACATCCAGAGAGGAGAGTTCAGCTTTCATGGAGAAAGACCAGCCCTTAAAAGACATGATCAGAATGAGTAGATACAGATATCTGTGGCAGAAGAACCTTGAACGTCCAGAACTTTTAACACGTTTGGGTCAAACTGTAAAAGAGAACAATGGACATCTGATCTGTGATGTATTTGAGGATGAGGGTTTGATCATGACACCAAAGTCTGACCAAATGAAACCATCTTTAAACCTGGTTCTGTGTGGGAGGACAGGATCAGGGAAGACCTCAGCAGCCAAGGCCATTTTAGGTCAGACAGAGCTTCATTCAGTCTCCAACTCATCAGAGTGTGTTAAACATCAGGGAGAGGTGTGTGGACGTTGGGTTTCTCTGGTGGAGCTGCCTGCCTTGTATGGAAAACCTCAGGAGGCAGTGATGGAGGAATCTCTCAGGTGTATCTCCCTCTGTGATCCTGAGGGCGTC CATGTCTTCATCCTGGTCCTACCTGTGGGTCCCCTCACTGATGAAGACAAGGGAGAGTTACAGACCATCCAGAACACATTCATATTCAGTTAA